A genome region from Trachemys scripta elegans isolate TJP31775 chromosome 2, CAS_Tse_1.0, whole genome shotgun sequence includes the following:
- the LOC117872351 gene encoding general transcription factor II-I repeat domain-containing protein 2A-like → MAKRKIDSENRGFQSRWENEYMFTEIAGKPVCLLCGSNIAVMKEYNLRRHYETKHENKFKNLSAGQKLQKVEELKKNLTSQQTFFTKAKSQSEAAVKASFIVAEEIAKSGRPFTEGEFVKNCMMKVCDVLCPDKTRAFANVSLSRNTVANRVCEMATDLKTQLIERAKDFVAYSLAVDETTDATDTAQLAIFIRGVDSNLCVTEEILDIKSMHGTTKGEDIFGNVFQSVTDMKLPWEKLVGLTTDGAPAMCGEKNGLVGRMRSKMREENCAGELTVYHCIIHQESLSAKVLKMDHVMNTVTQTVNFIRAHGLNHRQFQSFLREIDSEFGDMPYHTEVRWLSRGKVLKRHFELREEICQFMDSKGKDCTVLRDEKWKCELAFLADITSHLSALNLQLQGREHIITDMHDAVKAFQVKLRLWETQMHQCNLSHFPCCQVIRNQESATVFPNATFAEKLSALRTEFAQRFSDFEAQKSNFELLRNPFAVDVETAPVEMQMELIELQCNGTLKAKYDTAGPAQFTRFIPEAMPQLRQHAARILSMFGSTYLCEQLFSVMKINKTSHRSRLTDEHLQSILRIFTTQNLTPNINELVAKKRLQVSGSD, encoded by the coding sequence ATGGCCAAGAGAAAAATTGATTCTGAAAACCGAGGCTTTCAAAGCCGGTGGGAGAATGAGTATATGTTTACTGAAATTGCAGGTAAACCAGTGTGTCTCCTTTGCGGGAGTAATATCGCTGTAATGAAGGAGTATAACCTAAGACGGCACTACGAGACGAAACATGAGAACAAATTCAAAAACCTGAGCGCAGGACAGAAGCTACAAAAGGTAGAGGAGTTGAAGAAGAATTTGACATCCCAGCAGACGTTTTTCACCAAAGCAAAATCACAAAGTGAAGCTGCTGTGAAAGCAAGTTTCATTGTGGCCGAAGAGATCGCCAAATCAGGACGGCCGTTTACCGAGGGGGAATTCGTAAAGAATTGTATGATGAAAGTGTGCGACGTCCTTTGTCCAGATAAAACGCGAGCGTTTGCAAATGTAAGCCTCAGCAGAAACACTGTTGCTAATCGGGTTTGTGAGATGGCGACTGATTTGAAAACACAGTTGATTGAAAGAGCAAAAGATTTTGTTGCATACTCCCTTGCCGTGGATGAAACTACTGACGCGACTGACACTGCACAGCTGGCGATATTTATCCGTGGTGTGGATTCCAATTTGTGCGTAACAGAGGAAATACTGGACATTAAATCGATGCACGGGACAACGAAAGGAGAAGAcatctttggaaatgtatttcaaagtgtAACCGACATGAAACTGCCGTGGGAAAAACTCGTTGGACTTACAACAGATGGCGCACCTGCTatgtgtggtgaaaaaaatggaCTGGTGGGAAGGATGCGCTCAAAGATGCGGGAGGAGAACTGTGCCGGTGAGTTGACAGTGTATCACTGCATCATACACCAGGAATCGCTGAGTGCTAAAGTCCTaaaaatggatcatgtgatgaacACTGTAACACAAACCGTCAACTTTATCAGAGCCCACGGTTTAAATCACCGCCAATTCCAGTCTTTTCTGCGGGAAATAGATAGCGAGTTTGGTGATATGCCATATCATACGGAGGTCCGGTGGCTAAGTCGGGGAAAAGTTCTCAAAAGACACTTTGAGCTGCGAGAGGAAATCTGCCAGTTCATGGACAGTAAGGGGAAAGACTGCACAGTTCTGCGGGATGAAAAGTGGAAATGTGAGTTGGCGTTCCTGGCTGACATAACGTCGCATCTTAGCGCTTTAAACCTTCAACTCCAGGGACGGGAGCACATAATAACCGATATGCATGATGCAGTGAAGGCATTTCAAGTGAAGCTGCGCTTATGGGAGACACAAATGCACCAATGCAACTTGTCTCACTTTCCCTGTTGCCAAGTAATACGGAACCAAGAAAGTGCCACAGTTTTCCCAAATGCCACCTTTGCTGAAAAACTCAGCGCGCTGCGCACTGAGTTCGCACAGCGCTTCAGTGactttgaggcacagaaaagtaactTCGAGCTGCTTCGCAACCCATTTGCAGTCGATGTGGAAACCGCACCTGTAGAAATGCAGATGGAGCTGATAGAACTGCAATGTAACGGGACACTGAAGGCAAAGTACGACACTGCGGGGCCAGCACAGTTCACTCGCTTCATTCCTGAAGCGATGCCGCAGCTCCGCCAACATGCGGCTCGAATCCTGTCCATGTTTGGCAGCACATATCTGTGCGAGCAGCTGTTCTCTgtgatgaaaattaacaaaacGTCACACAGGAGTCGCCTCACTGATGAACACCTGCAATCGATCCTGAGAATCTTCACAACACAGAACCTAACCCCAAACATAAACGAACTTGTTGCAAAGAAAAGACTCCAAGTATCAGGCTCTGACTAA